The following are encoded in a window of Brevibacillus sp. DP1.3A genomic DNA:
- a CDS encoding MFS transporter — translation MSKMRQVWEAYHPIVHLLMAGTVFVQLTQSMSIPFLAIYLGETTKLSHAYIGLIIGAGPLAGTVGGFVGGILSDLFGRQKLMFFSLLAMACSIIGFITVAHPIGLLLISMVMGFAASIFATVSKALMGDLTPEHRRFRVFSNRYLANNLGFAIGPMLGAFLGISGSNLAFFLTAVSLVSFAIILLVACRRCGVTDDAGGNGEVERASLGEIWQVLRRDVVLLTFVTGGILLVTVYGQMSVTLSQYLRENFSEGVALFGTLMSVNGFTVLLLQIPVTRLVERYSLFTRIAGGAVLMAIGEVGFAFSPDWAWFITAMIVFTLGEILIIPAEYAQIDEISPANMRGTYYGAQSATMLGSFLGPWAGGMVLTAYGGPVMFLVMAVLALVSLIFYWLGRRLHEKRKQPRIAIVETAM, via the coding sequence ATGAGCAAAATGAGGCAAGTGTGGGAGGCGTATCACCCGATTGTTCATCTGTTGATGGCAGGCACGGTGTTCGTTCAGCTCACCCAATCGATGAGTATCCCTTTTCTGGCCATCTATCTCGGTGAAACGACGAAGCTCTCTCATGCCTATATTGGACTGATTATCGGTGCAGGTCCTTTGGCTGGAACAGTAGGAGGATTTGTTGGCGGGATTCTCTCGGATTTGTTTGGCAGACAAAAGCTGATGTTTTTTTCCTTGCTTGCTATGGCGTGCTCGATTATCGGATTCATTACGGTGGCTCATCCGATCGGTTTGCTGTTAATCAGCATGGTTATGGGATTTGCGGCTTCGATTTTTGCGACGGTTTCAAAAGCGCTGATGGGCGACTTGACTCCCGAGCATAGACGTTTTCGTGTGTTCTCGAACCGCTATCTTGCGAACAATCTAGGTTTCGCGATTGGTCCTATGCTCGGTGCTTTTTTGGGGATTTCCGGCAGCAATCTGGCGTTTTTTCTGACTGCGGTATCCTTGGTGAGCTTTGCCATCATTTTATTAGTGGCATGTCGGAGATGTGGCGTCACCGATGATGCTGGGGGGAACGGAGAAGTAGAGAGAGCTAGTTTGGGTGAGATCTGGCAAGTGCTCAGAAGGGATGTCGTCCTTCTTACATTTGTCACAGGCGGAATCCTGTTAGTGACGGTGTACGGTCAGATGTCTGTTACGCTCTCCCAATACTTGCGGGAAAACTTTTCAGAGGGAGTCGCCTTGTTTGGAACATTGATGAGCGTCAATGGATTTACCGTCTTGCTTTTGCAAATTCCAGTGACGAGGCTGGTTGAGCGTTATTCCTTGTTTACACGGATAGCAGGTGGCGCTGTATTGATGGCCATAGGAGAAGTCGGATTTGCTTTTTCGCCAGACTGGGCTTGGTTTATTACGGCGATGATCGTATTTACGCTAGGGGAAATCTTGATCATACCTGCGGAGTATGCGCAAATCGATGAGATCAGTCCAGCGAATATGCGAGGGACTTACTACGGGGCACAAAGCGCAACGATGCTGGGCAGCTTCCTTGGACCATGGGCAGGTGGTATGGTGCTCACCGCATATGGTGGCCCCGTGATGTTTTTGGTCATGGCAGTATTGGCGCTGGTTAGCTTGATCTTTTATTGGCTGGGACGTAGGCTGCATGAAAAGCGGAAGCAGCCTAGAATTGCAATTGTAGAGACTGCCATGTAA
- a CDS encoding helix-turn-helix transcriptional regulator, which yields MNVLYSIRVEWSPAYECIISLYTYIYEKERKHCLLGTAWLEETKQKLPVSFADELADERWEVLHRLVLLVAQSPRTKSVEEFLGWLESIPPGEIYERLAPWVETIPLNLGEIRDRSLSLLTRWNEHYFSKVDPRILESLQRSADELTVRAKETPPIDLVDHVTNGIWIEPMADLREVVLIPQYHCAHSSVLDFYRGLATCMYPVKDATTTKPQPLLELLPITQCLADEKRLQILRCLAKKTCTLGELQKQVSLAKSTVHHHVTALRRAGLIRAHYTGSTTISYYSLREAFVERLPVLLRSFFHTPE from the coding sequence ATGAATGTGTTATATTCGATCAGAGTAGAATGGTCTCCTGCGTATGAATGTATCATTAGCCTTTACACTTACATCTACGAGAAGGAGCGCAAGCATTGTTTGCTTGGTACGGCTTGGTTAGAGGAGACAAAACAAAAGCTCCCGGTCTCTTTTGCAGATGAACTCGCAGATGAACGCTGGGAGGTACTCCACCGTTTGGTGCTGCTTGTAGCGCAATCACCCCGGACCAAATCCGTTGAAGAATTTCTTGGGTGGCTGGAAAGCATCCCTCCCGGTGAAATTTATGAGCGCCTCGCGCCATGGGTGGAGACAATCCCACTGAACTTGGGAGAAATCCGTGATCGCAGCCTATCGTTGCTTACCCGGTGGAATGAACATTATTTTTCGAAAGTGGACCCACGCATTTTGGAGAGTCTGCAACGGAGCGCCGATGAGTTGACAGTCCGCGCCAAAGAAACGCCTCCAATCGATTTGGTCGATCATGTTACGAACGGTATCTGGATTGAGCCGATGGCAGATTTGCGAGAGGTTGTACTGATCCCGCAATATCATTGTGCCCATTCTTCTGTTCTCGACTTTTATCGGGGACTTGCCACTTGCATGTACCCTGTCAAAGATGCAACAACGACCAAACCACAGCCGCTTCTGGAGCTGTTGCCTATTACACAGTGCTTGGCGGATGAGAAGCGTCTGCAAATCTTGCGCTGCCTGGCAAAAAAGACGTGCACCCTCGGTGAATTACAGAAGCAAGTATCCTTAGCAAAAAGCACCGTCCATCATCATGTAACGGCATTGCGCAGAGCGGGGCTGATTCGTGCTCACTACACAGGAAGTACGACGATTTCCTACTACAGTCTGCGAGAAGCCTTCGTCGAGCGTCTCCCGGTCTTACTGCGTTCCTTCTTCCATACACCAGAGTGA